From the genome of Tripterygium wilfordii isolate XIE 37 chromosome 6, ASM1340144v1, whole genome shotgun sequence:
GAGCTATGAAGGTCCGAGCCTGGCTAGCCTCCTGTTCCATGGCCACCGCAACCATGGACTCAACCCTGAAAAATCCGCCACAATCGTCTCCAAAACATCTAGCTTCCGATACGAGCAGTGCTTCCGATAATTACTCCACTACTGACACCAGCAGCAGTAGCCTCCAAAGCAATTTCTCTCTTCAAACTTTCCCATCccttccttccctccaaaaatTCTCTCAAGATGAAATCCAGTTCCTCTCCGTCTCTCACGCTTGTGTTTCCACTCTGAAAACCTGTGAAAAGTTACCAATCACCTGCCTCGCTGTCCACGAGGACCTTCTGTACGCCGCCTCTGCCCACGAAATCAATGTCTACGATCGATCAACACTGACGCATCTCAATGTATTTAACGGCCAGGAATCCTCGACCGGCTACGTCAAGGCCGTCACGGTCAATTGTGACGGGAAACTCTTCACTGCTCATCAGGATTGTAAGATCCGCGTCTGGCGTGTAAATGAGGCAAAGCGATATAAGCTGTTAGATACTCTCCCCACAATTAACGACCGTTTACGCCGTTGTTTACTTCCGAAGAATTACGTTAACGTCCGCCGTCACAAGAAGCGGTTATGGATAGAGCACGGAGACGCCGTTACTGGCCTTGCCGTTAGAAACGGTTTGATATATTCGGTGTCCTGGGATAAGTGCTTGAAAATATGGAGAGCCTCTGATCTTCGCTGCTTAGAGTCAGTCAAAGCTCATGAAGACGCCGTCAACGCCGTCGTTGTCTCCGTTGACGGAACCGTTTACACGGGGTCAGCAGACCGAAAAATCCGGGTCTGGGCGAAACCGTTCAACCAGAAGCGACACATGCTTATGGCGACTCTAGAGAAACACAAATCGGCTGTGAACGCCTTGGCTCTAAACGAAGACGGTTCGGTGTTGTTTTCTGGGGCGTGTGACCGTTCAATCTTGGTGTGGGGTAGAGAGGATAGCGCCAATTACATGGCGGTGACAGGTGCGTTGAGAGGGCACGAGAAGGCCATATTGAGCTTGATCAACGTCTCTGGTTTGTTGTTCAGTGGGTCTGCTGATCGGACGGTGCGAATTTGGCGGAGAGGACACGATGCACGATATTGTTGCTTGTCCGTTATGGAGGGACACCAAAAGCCGGTGAAGTCGTTGGCGGCAGTTTGGGAAGATGAATCAAACGACGTCGTTTCAGTCTTTAGTGGAAGTCTTGATGGAGAAATCAATGTGTGGAAGGTCTCGGCTTCGAAACCAAACAGCCCCCAATATTAAACTCGTAAAttataatattgttggtgtgttttcttttttttttttaatgaattttaatttttactcctacaaaatttaatatttgttagttatttgttttgttttttaaaagttaACTCTGTGATTGTATTATTAGTTATTGCAGAAtaacatattcaaaaaaaactttgtttttGGGTGAAATATTGATTGTATTATCGCGATCAATGCTAATATTTGTGAATGAAATAATTGATTGGATTTtctcatatatcatatatgccaTAGTCGatctaatattattatttttggattcaattttagttggtttttttttaacaaaaaggtACTGAAAATCCCAACATTCCATTTCATGATAGTAATTTGTTAAACCTAACAGTCACGTACAAAAACAGTTTAAAAATTTACAAACGCCGAACAATATTGGATTGCATTAACAAAATACAAACACCATATTACACACTACATTGGGATAAACCCTAAAAGACTACAAACAAACACATAAAATACTACATACTACAATGGGATAAACCTGAATAGACTACAAACAAACACcagaaaaactatatatattgtgtgtaaattttttttatatacataGGTAGCCTCGACATGCCAATTTTTAATGatatacatttttattttaattatatacAGTTTTATAATATTGCTTGCGAAACCAGCGACCAGACAGCCAATCTAGGGGCTCCTCTTAGTCTTAGCAGTAAAACAAAACGAATTCTAGAACCAACCGTCCAGTCGTATACGAATATCGAAGTGCAAGTTCCCCTAACTTAACCTTTATATATAGCGATATTACGGGACGGTTTAGGTCAACACATGCGACAATATTCAATCCTTCGCATGTTGAAAATTgaaacctatatatacatatatatatacaatttcctatgcaagttagactgcaagtATGAAGGCAGAAAAATCTCTTTATATCAACTATCAAGTCCATGCTTTGCTGGATAAttcctttttaattttgtacttaattatatatatatatatatatatatatatctatgtatatatattatttgacttCAACCATCCCGGCATCATGCAAGTGGATTATATTGATAATTTGTAGCAAAGAAGTTTAAATAAGGATCTTTCAAAGTCAATTGTGGCAATATCCACTTTTTTGAattgagcatatatatatatatatatacatacatgatgTATACATACATGATGTATATATCAGAGTTGgggaaaaggatttgctggaattattccaacaattccacctcatctccaccattgaaCGCATTAAGTGTAGTGTtatcaaaatatcaaatcaatGTATTATTGCATTGAATGGTTGCTGGAATAATTTCAGCCTCTATCCCCAGAGCTGGGGTATGAAAACAAACATCAAAGAAGATAGGACAGGTCGACAAGACACACCAATAATAATGAAAGTTACCCAGCGACCCAACAAATAGGGCCCATTTTGCATTGAAACTGAAAGTGATTTCTTCGTTGTTCTCCTTTCAAACCCAAAATTGTGACATCTGATTTAACAAATGTACATAATTCCACAAATGCATAGTATAGTACTAACTCAAACCCAATTATttgctcttcttttctttttttttctccattgattagagcgagagagagagggagagagggagagagggagagaacaaGTGAGGATGGATCATGCATGCTAGCTATACATGCAAGTTGGCAAGTTGATCGAGCACAGGACGTCGATGGTGCGTGAAAAAGCAGCAATAAATCTGACGAAATCAAGGTCAATGGTCCTGCTTGCATTGGACAAGATAACATGAAATCATGTTACTGCGTATATCTATCATAATTATTTACTTATTATATACTCGCACATTAATTGTATATATCTAGCTCCTGACCTACCCATGCATGGTTCAGCTTCTCTAGACTACATATATTCCAGTGTTGTACGCAGATCTTCACTCATCTTTGATATCGAATACATCCAATgattcaaattaaaaattaaaaaaaaaatccgatATTGCTGACGAATGAATTTTGTCACCAATAGTCAATTAGATTCCAATGCTAGCTAGTCGTTTCTATATATAGCagcttagggcaaatgcaatgagaattgatttgctgggccaacatttttgttgacccggtcccacctctattacacaaaaagtcaagtcaaacacgtattctaatacagccacatcagcaaaacacaaatttctatacactttttcttcccacacactttctctttccacccaacccaacaacattccattcctccatattatccacaacaaaactacaccaaaacatcaaatatcaatacatccacatcagcaaaacacttatcccaatacagccacataagcaaaacacattttacaatacagccacatcagcaaaagacaacatctttgttggcccaataccacttcaccattgcatttgcccttaccaTAGAACAGTCCATCAACAAGCATCAATTacaagtgtgtgtgtatatatatatatatatatcacattcaaattttgagagaaaaagaaagggttCCTTGGAGTGGATAagagtgtttttctttttatcatgcAATATCCTCTTTCAACTTGTCAACTTGTCATTTTGCTTTATTTGGTAATATCTTGGAGTTGGGGGATAACGAAAATCcgacaaaataaataataaaaaaacgtGACTCTTTATtacataagaaacaaaaaagaatttgaAGAAAGATAGATAATACTTCAGTGGAGCAGCAGCCAGCCTCTTTCATCCAGTTTAATTTGCCCCATTATGCCCCCTACTACTTGTATGCCttatgttttcttcttcttcttttctcgaTCTTTATACCTTTCTTTGAGATCTCAAATGGAATTAAAGGATGACCAAAGAAACAGcctgtatttatttatttttcatcataATTCTTCATTTCTACCTTTGATTGTGGATTGGATAAATCTATAGAATCACACAATACTCAGGTACGTGTCACACAAATACATGGAAATTTCAGCATTGAATTGGAGCAACCACCGTTAGGTAATACAACGAAAATATTGGTACAATCCCTCTGGGTCCTCGTCAATATGGGCATGGGGCTGGGATCATGTCGGCAATTAAATGAATGTAATCGACCGTCAGATATCATCCAagtaaaagtcaaaaaaaagaaaagaaaaaagaacacatgCGGAAGACTGTGATAGAATTTAAATTTGGCCTTCAGATATTTAAAAGTCAACTTACTGCTCTACTATTTATTTTCTCGTCtatgggctagtttggtagagcatttgtaaagtagtagATATGATAATAGAAATAGTGATAGCAGAAAGGCTAACTGAATGCTGAgttggtgtttggttgtacttttgctattaacatttgtgttgtgtagcatttTCTGATAAATTACGTGTAAGAGTATTATACATATTGTTGTATATGCTgtatccaaacaaacaatttaattattaaaaataatataatgatttttaaattaattaaagataataataaattataaattactaCATCATCAATTTATTtgcatttaatttaattattatttcaattatttaatGAGAATGATTTTAATAACACTAGTCCTTCAAATGAGGGGTAATAGTGGAATAACATCAACTTACCAGGGACAAAAATGAGAACAAATTAGAAATGCTTCAAAAAAACTACTCTAAAGTAGCATGTGAAAGTTGAACGAAAATGATGCCTAAAAATCTCTCGATTTTTGTGTCATtaaattgttgtttgtttgaaacCAGCTTTTCTACTCAaaactagtataaatgctcctCTAAATTGAGTACCAAATTggccttatatatatatggctgctttaatttgatttaaaatatatattttaatttatgtggGTTTACACTAGATCTAGCATCTATGAAAGGTACGGCAGGTTCCACTTCAAGGGCTATAAAAATGAtctatttatttaatttgaaaattcGTTGCGTGCAGGCCCCTATAGCTCAGTGGTAGAGCGCCAGTCTTGTAAACTGGAGGTCTGTAGTTCGATCCTGCATGGGGGCATGTTGTTTTTTAATGTGCACTGGAGCTGCTGAAAATTAATCCCATTTTCGTTGGTTTGTCTCATGACTTCGTTTGATAGACACGTTTGATTTCactttgtgttttttatttcaaattctaAATATGTGCACCAAACCTATTACAAATTAATCTCATTTTCGCTAGCTTGTCATATGACTTCATTTGAcagacaatttttttatttcaacttCTAAATATGTGCACCAAACCTGTTGCAAATTAATCCCATTTTCGCTGGCTTGTCATATGAGTTCGTTTGACAGACAATTTTATCAATGTATATAGGTTTGatttcactttttgttttttttatttcaacttCTAAATATGTGCACCAGAGCTGCTGTAAATTAATCCCATTTTTATTGGCTTGTCATATGGCTTCGTTTGACAGATAATTTTATCAGCGTACATAGGTTTGATTTCATTTTGTGGAGATCATACTCATATGCACGAAGGCTATGCATCATGCAACGTAAAAAGAACGCATCTTGTTTGAGCTTTGAAGTAATCAAAACGAAAAGGAAAACTACTGTGTCTTGAAATGGAGTCTGCAGAGCAGATATTCTCTTCACAAAGTCCAGTCTAAGTGTCTAACTGTCTGTCTAAGTCAAAGTTGACCAGTCACACCAAGGAAGCAGTTTATGACTTTATGTTGCCATTGTCATTGAATTCATACCACTTTGTTCCAACCCAAATTCACTCACAAACAATTTGACCACCCGTGATAACCTCATCATATATTATCCACCACTCTCTCGCACACTTTGTTCGGATTCCCCATCTCCCCTACATCGTTGGTAGAACAACTTTTGACAGATACCAAAGTATTCATTTGGGcctctatttttttgggattaaGGGGTTTCGGGCTACCGGGTTACACTCGGTGGCCTAGTTAAAATATCCATTCTGTGTGAGCTCCAACTTTCAGAGGGAGTTGCTTGGGCTaaacaaggttttgaaaaccgaacCGGTCCTTGAATCGAAAAACCTATCTAGTTCACAGTTCAAATGATAAACCAGGGTCAAAACGGGTTCAACTGGCCGATTCTGTTAAATTCATTTGACCGATTAAGTACCCAATCACTTGTTGAACTGGttcgaccggccggtccggttttcaaaaccctgGGGCTAAATATATAGAACTCTATTTAGAAACTCATTGTTGGAATGGTATTTGTATGAGCTACACCGATGAAGCCATACAATAACAACATCATAAGAATCATTTGTTTGCAGCTTGGCTAAGGAAGAACAAAAGCCGTGGATGCCCGATGTATCTTTGAGAATTAGACAatccaaaacgaataatattgttggtgtttATGAGAGTGTGGATTCACAATATGTATACATTAAAAAATTGCATAATTATATCAAAGAAGCACAAGAGAAACCGAGagtgatgatgtctaaaacaggtctaccctatcagacaaatcagccaagtcagactgagctggaataactaatttctcctttgctggtacgtgatctcttccttccttcctgcacaagaagcgaacgtaagcttcggtagggccccgagggtgtactcggggggacctcttcgacgctcaagtcagtacagtactaaacttgggaggatgactcgttgcttcgagcgttgcctcttgctcagtaagtattttagagtgcaggagttagattccttacctgagggcagaggttccccttttatatgagtttgaagtgtttgagttgtagtaggagtcggactctctctcattggttttccagagggtttctcggatggtaaattctatctgtatccctctccaaaggggagtaggactctatctagaattgacgtcctatgaggactcttcatcagttgaacttcgtgcgtacatgcttctgtagtacggttatcgaagtgcggtcttcggtctgatagtgcagaggtatacacttcggtcgagaaccgaagtgtacccttcggtacgtcacccatattgtcctcactggaacttattctgccacgtggctttctcccattagtgggggtattttgggaatatcagttgccccccacactcgtaccgaggtatcttaacgatgaactgggtatgagtgtaataatgtttgttcgacggttcatctttgcggacaagatcgaaggatgcagagcgtctcaacctacgcaccgttagatcagatcttCCCCCTATATAAATCGGTGGCCTGCAGTTCTCTTCGATTTTGACTcgcctcatttttactatttagagcgtttaatctgactgaccgaccgaagccttcctttgcaaaaccgaacatacttcaatctctagttctctcagtttccattccataaggtcagtctttacttccttctattgtttttgtttttattatgtctctaagttcctccacttcatcttcctcttcgggggacgcgtcctcttcctctacttcgagtgaacgGACTGCGTCTGACTCTGAAGTGAATATCATCGATTCTCCTACCCCCGGCCTTAACGAGGCTTCAGTCCTTCAGTCCTCTTATCCCGAAAATCCTACACCCGGCCTTACTGAGGCTTCAGTATTTCAGTCAGATTATCCCGAAGTTGCTGATCGAAGTGAGCTTCCCCCAAATCAACAAGCGGGGGGAGACGAGGTTGATTTCGAACCGACATGTCTATCTGGTTCAGGATTAGATGATCGTGGGGTGTCAAATATTAAGAGGGACTTCGGTATCCCCTGGGCCTGCCGTCGTATACCTTCAgacgaacacccccttcatccaaaggaaggggaatTCGCCGTCTCGCTCCATTCCATAAAATACGGTGCACGGATTCCATATCCTCCTGCATTGACCAGTTTCTTCCGCATCTTCAATATTTGTCCCGCACTTCTAGCCCCGAACTCCTGGCTCTTCCTTAATACCGTTCTTAACAAATATActatacccttcaattcttttatcatccAACACGTTCTCAGATTAAGTCGCCATGGTAGGGAGGTCGGTCTATACTACTTCCAGTTTCGGCCACCCATTGAGTCTCCTCGTTATCAGGCTTCAATCAGGcattggaagaagggttacttctttGTGAAGGCACCCCTTCAACCTGGAGAACACCTCCCTTTTCGAACTGAGTTTGGCATTCCACAcatctttcatttcaataaccCTCGCGAGCTAAGGCATGAGACAGATAGGGATTTATTGGACCGACTAAAATCCTACCTTCCTCCCAACCCTTCGGTCAACCTATTcttcagagaggtgtgcttcggttggtCTTTTTAGACTTAGAGAAATTCACTTGTCTATATTACCTATTTATTAACATGTTCGGTCATCCATTgtgcagatatggcgagcatggaggactacgtcaaca
Proteins encoded in this window:
- the LOC120000518 gene encoding protein JINGUBANG, whose protein sequence is MKVRAWLASCSMATATMDSTLKNPPQSSPKHLASDTSSASDNYSTTDTSSSSLQSNFSLQTFPSLPSLQKFSQDEIQFLSVSHACVSTLKTCEKLPITCLAVHEDLLYAASAHEINVYDRSTLTHLNVFNGQESSTGYVKAVTVNCDGKLFTAHQDCKIRVWRVNEAKRYKLLDTLPTINDRLRRCLLPKNYVNVRRHKKRLWIEHGDAVTGLAVRNGLIYSVSWDKCLKIWRASDLRCLESVKAHEDAVNAVVVSVDGTVYTGSADRKIRVWAKPFNQKRHMLMATLEKHKSAVNALALNEDGSVLFSGACDRSILVWGREDSANYMAVTGALRGHEKAILSLINVSGLLFSGSADRTVRIWRRGHDARYCCLSVMEGHQKPVKSLAAVWEDESNDVVSVFSGSLDGEINVWKVSASKPNSPQY